One genomic region from Epinephelus fuscoguttatus linkage group LG8, E.fuscoguttatus.final_Chr_v1 encodes:
- the chd4b gene encoding chromodomain-helicase-DNA-binding protein 4 isoform X4: MGAEAAERDAEEGGVRSESEGSDYAPGKKKKKRSSSAKDKKKGGAAAEKGGSSNSKSKRKDPEPEDDEDDDDDCQPKSSTQLLEAWGMKDIDHVFSQEDYSSLTNYKAFSQFVRPLIAAKNPKIAVSKMMTLMMAKWREFSTNNPLKGCATANAALAAANVAAAVENMVVAGTDGGAETGGAASPTPAPAPAATPTPAVPPAAPAPPLRKAKTKEGKGPNARKKSKSAPKPPQKPKPKKVAPLKIKLGGLNSKRKRSSSDEDDPDVDSDFDDGSFPVSDGSNRSSRPKKKPKSAKKKKKVETEDGDGYETDHQDYCEVCQQGGEIILCDTCPRAYHMVCLDPDMEKAPEGKWSCPHCEKEGIQWEARDDLSEAEGEDEEDRRDEGVEEEDDHHIEFCRVCKDGGELLCCDTCPSSYHIHCLNPPLPEIPNGEWICPRCKCPQMKGKVQKVLTWRWGDPPAPTPVPRPADLAADAPDPPPLAGRREREFFVKWCNMSYWHCSWVLELQLELNCQVMFRNYQRKTDMDEPPPVDFGGEGDENKSTKRKNKDPLFIHMEEEFYRYGVKMEWLMIHRVLNHSVDKKNNIHYLIKWRDLPYDQSTWESEDMDIPEYDTYKQTYWNHRELMMGDEGRPVKKLKKTVKVKKAERPPANPVVDPTIKFDRQPDYLDSTGGTLHPYQLEGLNWLRFSWAQATDTILADEMGLGKTVQTAVFLYSLYKEGHSKGPFLVSAPLSTIINWEREFEMWAPDMYVVTYVGDKDSRAVIRENEFSFEGNAIRGGKKASKMKKDSTVKFHVLLTSYELITIDQAVLGSIEWACLVVDEAHRLKNNQSKFFRVLNNYPLQHKLLLTGTPLQNNLEELFHLLNFLTPERFNNLEGFLEEFADIAKEDQIKKLHDMLGPHMLRRLKADVFKHMPSKTELIVRVELSPMQKKYYKFILTRNFEALNTRGGGNQVSLLNVVMDLKKCCNHPYLFPAAATEAPKLPNGMYEGNALTKSSGKLMLLQKMMRKLKEGGHRVLVFSQMTKMLDLLEDFLENEGYKYERIDGGVTGNLRQEAIDRFNAPGAPQFAFLLSTRAGGLGINLASADTVIIYDSDWNPHNDIQAFSRAHRIGQNRKVMIYRFVTKASVEERITQVAKKKMMLTHLVVRPGLGSKTGSMSKQELDDILKFGTEELFKDEIGEGDNKEDDSSVIHYDDQAIDRLLDRNQDATDDTELQSMNEYLSSFKVAQYVVKDEDDEEEEVEREVIKQEESVDPDYWEKLLRHHYEQQQEDLARNLGKGKRTRKPVNYNDGSQEDRGIRQDWQEDQSDNQSDYSVASEEGDEDFDERSEANARRPNRKGLRNDRDKPLPPLLARVGGNIEVLGFNARQRKAFLNAVMRYGMPPQDAFTNQWLVRDLRGKSEKEFKAYVSLFMRHLCEPGADGAETFADGVPREGLSRQHVLTRIGVMSLIRKKVQEFEHVNGQWSMPWMAELEENKRAAALAAGEDPKTPSTGTPADTQPNTPVPEDLSKSEDKEDMKKEGEDGKGAKKADDPEIIEIPDESEKSPVLEKKEEEVESATGKEEKEKETGNGDEGKEKEAEDMSKEKEEKDKTSETEKDIPAEVKGEGSDGKTDSDEDKSKAEEGKDEKMDTSPQTEEKKEQKEEKDAVKPDETGKLQNGENTKEGATAAPVVNVSEEKKKATKQRFMFNIADGGFTELHSLWQNEERAATVTKKTFEIWHRRHDYWLLAGIIQHGYARWQDVQNDVRFAILNEPFKGEMSRGNFLEIKNKFLARRFKLLEQALVIEEQLRRAAYLNMTEDPAHPSMALNTRFSEVECLAESHQHLSKESMSGNKPANAVLHKVLKQLEELLSDMKADVTRLPATIARIPPVAVRLQMSERNILSRLASRGPDVPTQNQSQTSQQMQVPR, translated from the exons ATGGgagcagaagcagcagagagagatgcagaagAGGGAGGTGTACGGTCAGAGAGTGAAGGAAGTGATTATGCCCctgggaagaagaagaagaagcgcTCCAGCTCTGCCAAAGATAAGAAGAAAGGAGGTGCGGCGGCAGAGAAAGGAGGCTCGTCCAACTCGAAGAGCAAACGCAAAGATCCAGAACCagaagatgatgaggatgatgacgaTGACTGCCAG CCTAAGAGCTCCACCCAGCTGCTGGAGGCCTGGGGCATGAAAGACATTGACCACGTCTTTTCTCAGGAAGACTACAGCTCCCTCACCAACTATAAGGCCTTCAGCCAGTTTGTCAG GCCTTTAATTGCAGCTAAGAACCCCAAAATTGCTGTGTCCAAGATGATGACTCTAATGATGGCTAAGTGGAGAGAATTCAGCACCAACAACCCTCTCAAG GGCTGCGCCACTGCCAACGCAGCCCTCGCAGCTGCCaatgtggctgcagctgtggagAACATGGTGGTGGCAGGGACAGACGGAGGGGCAGAGACCGGTGGTGCCGCCTCACCCAcacctgctcctgctcctgccgCTACTCCAACACCTGCTGTTCCCCCAGCAGCCCCTGCACCGCCACTCCGCAAGGCCAAGACCAAAGAGGGCAAAG GTCCCAATGCTCGCAAGAAATCGAAGTCTGCGCCTAAGCCCCCACAGAAGCCCAAACCTAAGAAGGTTGCTCCGCTCAAGATCAAGCTAGGTGGCCTCAACAGCAAGAGGAAGCGCTCCTCT AGTGATGAAGATGACCCCGATGTTGACAGTGACTTCGATGATGGGAGTTTCCCTGTCTCCGATGGCTCCAACCGCAGCAGCCGTCCTAAGAAGAAACCCAAGAGTgcgaaaaagaagaagaaag tggagacagagGATGGTGATGGCTACGAGACAGACCACCAGGACTACTGTGAGGTGTGCCAGCAGGGAGGAGAGATCATTTTGTGTGACACCTGTCCCAGAGCCTATCACATGGTCTGTCTGGACCCTGACATGGAGAAGGCCCCTGAGGGCAAGTGGAGCTGCCCACACTGT GAGAAGGAGGGGATCCAGTGGGAGGCCAGGGATGATCTCTCTGAGGCCGAAGGGGAGGATGAAGAAGACAGGAGGGATGaaggggtggaggaggaagacgacCACCACATTGAGTTCTGCCGGGTGTGCAAGGATGGAGGGGAGCTGCTTTGCTGTGACACCTGCCCCTCCTCCTACCACATCCACTGCCTCAACCCTCCTCTCCCCGAAATCCCCAATGGAGAGTGGATCTGCCCCCGCTGCAAG TGTCCACAGATGAAGGGCAAAGTCCAGAAAGTCTTAACATGGAGATGGGGCGATCCGCCCGCCCCCACGCCTGTCCCTCGGCCTGCTGACCTCGCTGCTGATGCTCCTGATCCCCCGCCACTGGCAGGCCGCAGGGAGAGGGAGTTCTTTGTCAAATGGTGCAACATGTCCTACTGGCACTGCTCCTGGGTTCTGGAGCTACAG CTGGAGCTGAACTGCCAGGTGATGTTCCGTAACTACCAGAGGAAGACCGACATGGACGAACCGCCTCCTGTGGATTTCGGAGGTGAGGGCGATGAAAACAAAAGCACCAAGAGGAAGAACAAGGATCCTCTCTTTATCCACATGGAGGAGGAGTTTTACCGCTATGGAGTCAAGATGGAGTGGCTGATGATCCACCGCGTCCTCAACCACAG CGTTGATAAAAAGAACAACATACATTACTTGATCAAATGGAGAGATCTGCCCTACGACCAGTCAACCTGGGAGAGCGAAGACATGGACATCCCAGAGTATGACACCTACAAACAGACATACTGGAATCACAG AGAGTTGATGATGGGTGATGAGGGCAGACCTGTTAAGAAGCTGAAGAAGACAGTCAAAGTCAAGAAGGCAGAGCGTCCGCCTGCTAATCCAGTTGTAGAT CCCACCATCAAGTTTGATCGGCAGCCCGACTACCTGGACAGCACAGGAGGCACTCTGCATCCCTACCAGCTGGAGGGGTTGAACTGGCTGAGGTTTTCTTGGGCTCAGGCCACAGACACAATCCTGGCTGATGAGATGGGTTTAGGAAAGACTGTTCAGACTGCTGTCTTCCTCTATTCATTGTACAAGGAG GGTCACTCCAAAGGTCCCTTCCTGGTTAGTGCTCCACTGTCCACCATCATTAACTGGGAGAGAGAGTTTGAGATGTGGGCCCCTGACATGTATGTGGTGACCTATGTCGGTGACAAAGACAGCAGGGCTGTCATCAGAGAGAACGAGTTCTCCTTTGAGGGAAATGCCATCCGAGGTGGGAAAAAGGCATCCAAGATGAAG AAAGACTCAACAGTGAAGTTTCACGTCCTGCTGACATCCTATGAGTTGATTACTATTGACCAGGCTGTGCTGGGCTCTATTGAATGGGCCTGTCTAGTTGTGGACGAGGCTCACAGGCTGAAAAACAACCAGTCCAAG TTCTTCCGAGTGTTGAACAACTATCCACTGCAACACAAACTGCTGCTAACCGGCACCCCTCTTCAGAATAACCTGGAGGAGCTCTTCCACCTGCTGAACTTCTTGACTCCAGAGAGATTCAA CAACCTGGAAGGGTTCCTGGAGGAGTTTGCGGACATTGCcaaagaggaccagatcaagaAGCTCCATGACATGCTGGGACCACACATGCTCAGGAGGCTGAAGGCCGATGTTTTCAAACACATGCCTTCAAAGACTGAGCTCATTGTTAGAGTGGAGCTGAGCCCCATGCAGAA GAAATACTACAAGTTCATCCTGACACGTAACTTTGAGGCCCTGAACACTCGCGGAGGAGGAAACCAAGTCTCTCTGCTCAACGTGGTGATGGACCTGAAAAAGTGCTGCAATCACCCCTACCTCTTTCCTGCAGCCGCCACG GAGGCTCCAAAACTTCCAAACGGCATGTATGAGGGTAATGCTCTGACCAAGTCTTCAGGAAAGCTGATGCTGCTTCAGAAGATGATGAGGAAGCTGAAGGAGGGAGGCCACAGGGTGCTGGTCTTCTCCCAGATGACCAAAATGCTGGACCTGCTTGAGGACTTCCTGGAGAACGAGGGATACAAATATGAGAGAATTGACGGAGGAGTTACGGGCAACTTGAGACAGGAGGCCATCGACCGCTTTAATG CTCCTGGTGCTCCCCAGTTTGCTTTCCTCCTCTCTACCAGAGCTGGTGGATTGGGCATTAATCTCGCCTCTGCTGACACCGTCATCATCTACGACTCTGACTGGAACCCCCACAATGACATCCAG GCGTTCAGCAGAGCTCACCGTATTGGCCAGAACAGGAAAGTGATGATTTATCGCTTCGTCACCAAAGcctctgtggaggagaggatTACACAG GTGgcaaagaagaagatgatgcTGACTCATCTGGTGGTGCGACCTGGTCTCGGCTCCAAGACAGGTTCCATGTCCAAGCAGGAGCTCGATGACATTCTCAAGTTTGGAACTGAGGAGTTGTTTAAAGATGAAATCGGAGAGG GGGACAACAAAGAAGATGACAGCAGTGTGATCCACTATGATGACCAGGCCATTGACCGCTTGCTGGACAGGAACCAGGACGCTACAGATGACACTGAGCTCCAGAGCATGAACGAATACCTCAGCTCCTTTAAAGTGGCCCAGTATGTGGTCAAAGATGAAGACGATGAG gaggaggaggtggaaaggGAGGTAATCAAGCAGGAGGAAAGTGTTGATCCTGACTACTGGGAGAAGCTGCTGCGTCACCActatgagcagcagcaggaagaccTCGCCCGAAATCTGGGCAAAGGCAAAAGAACTCGAAAGCCAGTCAACTACAATGACGGCTCCCAGGAGGACCGAGGTATAAGACAGG ACTGGCAGGAGGATCAGTCCGATAACCAGTCGGATTACTCTGTGGCCTCGGAGGAGGGCGACGAGGACTTTGATGAACGTAGTGAAG CGAACGCCCGCAGACCAAACCGCAAAGGGCTGAGGAACGATCGGGACAAACctctgcctccgctgctggccAGAGTGGGCGGTAACATCGAG GTTTTGGGCTTCAATGCACGGCAGAGAAAGGCTTTCCTGAATGCTGTGATGCGTTATGGGATGCCTCCCCAGGACGCTTTCACCAACCAGTGGCTGGTCAGGGACCTCCGCGGGAAGTCTGAGAAAGAATTCAA GGCCTATGTATCTCTGTTCATGCGTCACCTTTGTGAGCCGGGGGCTGATGGAGCTGAGACCTTCGCAGACGGCGTCCCACGTGAGGGTCTGTCGAGGCAACACGTGCTCACCCGTATTGGTGTGATGTCACTCATAAGGAAAAAG GTGCAGGAGTTTGAGCATGTGAACGGTCAGTGGTCGATGCCCTGGATGGCCGAGCTGGAGGAGAACAAAAGGGCTGCAGCTTTGGCTGCAGGTGAAGACCCAAAGACTCCATCTACTGGGacccctgcagacacacagcccAACACTCCTGTcccag AGGATTTATCTAAATCAGAGGACAAGGAAGACATGAAGAAGGAGGGTGAGGATGGCAAAGGAGCCAAGAAGGCCGATGATCCGGAG ATTATTGAAATCCCAGACGAGTCTGAAAAATCCCCCGTCCtggagaagaaagaggaagaggtagAGTCCGCTACAgggaaggaggagaaagagaaggagacaggaaaTGGAGATGAAGGCAAGGAGAAGGAGGCTGAAGACATGAGCAAGGAGAAGGAAGAAAAGGACAAGACTTCAGAAACGGAGAAGGACATTCCTGCTGAGGTCAAGGGTGAAGGTTCGGACGGCAAGACGGATTCAGATGAGGACAAATCCAAAG CTGAGGAGGGAAAAGATGAGAAGATGGACACAAGTCCAcaaacagaggagaagaaag AGCAAAAAGAGGAGAAGGATGCTGTGAAACCAGACGAGACTGGCAAACTGCAGAATGGAGAGAACACCAAAGAAGGAGCAACAGCTGCGCCGGTGGTTAACGTCagtgaagagaagaaaaaagccACCAAGCAGAGGTTCATGTTCAACATCGCTGATGGAGGATTCACag AGCTCCACTCTCTGTGGCAGAATGAAGAGAGGGCAGCCACCGTCACCAAGAAGACCTTTGAGATTTGGCACCGTCGCCATGACTACTGGCTGCTGGCTGGAATCATACA ACACGGCTACGCTCGGTGGCAGGATGTGCAGAACGATGTGAGGTTTGCCATCCTCAATGAGCCCTTCAAAGGGGAGATGAGCAGAGGAAACTTCCTGGAGATCAAGAACAAGTTTCTGGCCCGCAGGTTCAAG TTATTGGAACAGGCGTTGGTGATCGAGGAGCAGTTGCGCAGGGCGGCTTACTTGAACATGACAGAGGACCCGGCCCACCCCTCCATGGCCCTCAACACTCGCTTCAGTGAGGTGGAGTGTCTCGCTGAGTCCCACCAGCACCTCAGCAAAGAGTCGATGTCTGGAAACAAGCCAGCCAATGCAGTTCTGCATAAAG TTCTCAAACAGCTCGAGGAGCTGCTGAGCGACATGAAGGCTGATGTCACCCGTCTCCCGGCAACCATTGCCAGGATACCCCCTGTCGCCGTGCGGCTGCAAATGTCCGAGAGGAACATCCTCAGCCGGTTGGCCAGCCGGGGCCCCGACGTCCCCACACAGAACCAGTCACAGACCTCGCAGCAGATGCAGGTGCCCCGCTGA